A genome region from Nicotiana tabacum cultivar K326 chromosome 13, ASM71507v2, whole genome shotgun sequence includes the following:
- the LOC107778381 gene encoding histone H2B.3: MAPKAEKKPAEKKPAAEKTPVAEKAPSEKKPKAGKKLPKDAGAAGDKKKKRAKKSVETYKIYIFKVLKQVHPDIGISSKAMGIMNSFINDIFEKLAQESSRLARYNKKPTITSREIQTAVRLVLPGELAKHAVSEGTKAVTKFTSS; this comes from the coding sequence ATGGCACCAAAGGCAGAGAAGAAACCCGCCGAGAAGAAACCGGCCGCCGAGAAAACCCCGGTCGCCGAGAAAGCACCATCAGAGAAGAAGCCCAAGGCCGGAAAGAAGCTCCCGAAGGACGCCGGTGCTGCCGGagacaagaagaagaagagggcaAAGAAGTCAGTTGAGACTTACAAGATCTACATCTTCAAGGTTCTGAAACAAGTTCACCCCGATATCGGTATTTCAAGCAAAGCCATGGGTATCATGAACAGTTTCATTAATGATATCTTCGAGAAGCTTGCTCAGGAATCTTCTAGACTTGCTAGGTACAACAAGAAGCCCACTATCACTTCTCGGGAGATTCAGACTGCTGTGAGACTTGTACTTCCTGGTGAATTGGCTAAACATGCCGTCTCTGAAGGCACTAAGGCTGTTACCAAATTCACTAGCTCTTGA
- the LOC107778382 gene encoding histone H2B-like produces MAPKAEKKPADKKPAAEKTPAAEKSSKAGKKLPKDGAAAAGDKKKKRSKKSIETYKIYIFKVLKQVHPDIGISSKAMGIMNSFINDIFEKLAQESSRLARYNKKPTITSREIQTAVRLVLPGELAKHAVSEGTKAVTKFTSS; encoded by the coding sequence ATGGCACCAAAGGCAGAGAAAAAACCCGCAGATAAAAAACCAGCTGCCGAAAAAACCCCCGCCGCCGAGAAATCATCAAAGGCCGGCAAAAAGCTCCCGAAGGACGGCGCTGCTGCCGCCGGagataagaagaagaagagatcaaAAAAGTCAATTGAGACTTACAAGATCTACATTTTCAAGGTGCTGAAACAGGTTCACCCTGATATCGGAATTTCAAGCAAAGCCATGGGTATCATGAACAGTTTTATTAATGATATATTTGAGAAGCTTGCTCAGGAATCTTCTAGACTTGCTAGGTACAATAAGAAGCCGACAATTACTTCACGGGAAATTCAGACTGCCGTCCGATTGGTTCTTCCCGGTGAATTGGCTAAGCATGCTGTTTCTGAGGGTACTAAAGCTGTTACCAAATTCACTAGCTCTTGA